One window of Salegentibacter sp. Hel_I_6 genomic DNA carries:
- a CDS encoding RNA methyltransferase yields MNVDNLEQGFFGIGIQNGKTPENLGVLWRSAQNMGASFIYTIGNRYAKQACDTHKAVGAMPYFHYETFEDFYAHLPKGAMLVGVELTDNAEALEEFIHPRRCVYLLGAEDHGLSNEAIKKSHFLVKFQSRLSLNVSVAGSIIMYDRSSKSKFST; encoded by the coding sequence ATGAATGTAGATAATTTAGAACAGGGGTTTTTCGGTATAGGTATTCAAAATGGAAAAACACCGGAGAATTTGGGAGTACTCTGGCGATCTGCTCAAAATATGGGCGCTAGTTTTATTTATACTATTGGGAATAGATATGCCAAGCAAGCCTGTGATACTCATAAAGCTGTTGGTGCTATGCCTTATTTTCATTATGAAACTTTTGAGGATTTTTATGCGCACTTACCTAAAGGTGCAATGCTTGTGGGGGTTGAACTAACCGATAATGCTGAGGCCTTAGAAGAATTTATCCATCCAAGACGCTGCGTTTATTTGCTGGGAGCGGAAGATCATGGTCTTTCTAATGAAGCTATAAAGAAATCACACTTTCTGGTGAAATTTCAGTCTCGCTTAAGTCTTAATGTTTCTGTAGCTGGAAGTATAATTATGTATGATCGTAGCAGTAAATCTAAATTTTCCACCTGA
- a CDS encoding SulP family inorganic anion transporter: MQKIFNLFDFSQKVDYKNEILAGLTVAMTMIPESLSFAILAGFPPLVGLYAAFIMGIITAVLGGRPGMVSGGAGATVVVLIALMNSHGLEYVFAAVAMAGVIQIAVGVFKLGKFIRLVPQPVMFGFVNGLAVIIFTAQLEQFKEVINGQVQWLTGDTLLIMLALVVLTIGIILILPKITKTIPPSLVAILVVFAIVYFFGIETRQVKDIASVSGSLPPFHIPQVPLTLEMLQVIFPYGLIMAAVGLTEGLLTLNLVDEITGTRGRSNKECVAQGTANIANGFFYGMGGCPMLAQTLVNLSSGSRARLSGIVAALTILAIILVGAPVIELLPMAALTGVMIMVAVGTFEWTSFRTFRRMPKSDVLVMILVTLVTIILHNLALAVLVGVIISALVFAWDNAKRIRARKRIDEDGIKHYEIYGPLFFGSVQAFNDKFDVSNDPKEVIIDFSESRVVDMSGIEALNKLTERYNKQGKKLHLRYLSEDCRKLLHNADAIIEVNILEDPTYKVAVDKV; encoded by the coding sequence ATGCAAAAAATCTTCAACCTGTTTGATTTTTCACAAAAAGTAGATTACAAAAATGAAATCCTTGCTGGACTTACCGTAGCGATGACTATGATTCCAGAATCTTTATCTTTTGCTATTCTTGCGGGATTTCCACCACTAGTAGGTTTATATGCAGCCTTTATTATGGGTATTATTACCGCCGTACTTGGGGGACGCCCAGGCATGGTTTCTGGTGGTGCCGGTGCTACAGTTGTAGTTTTAATCGCTTTAATGAATTCTCACGGACTAGAATATGTATTCGCCGCGGTTGCCATGGCCGGGGTCATTCAAATTGCAGTTGGAGTTTTTAAACTGGGTAAATTTATTCGGCTGGTACCGCAACCTGTAATGTTTGGATTTGTAAATGGCCTGGCAGTAATTATATTCACTGCTCAGTTAGAACAATTTAAAGAGGTTATTAACGGCCAGGTACAATGGTTAACCGGAGATACTTTATTAATTATGCTGGCATTAGTGGTGCTAACTATTGGTATTATCCTTATTCTTCCAAAAATAACCAAAACAATACCACCATCTTTGGTAGCCATATTGGTTGTTTTCGCTATCGTTTATTTCTTCGGAATTGAAACAAGACAGGTAAAGGATATTGCTTCCGTTAGTGGTAGCCTTCCACCTTTCCATATTCCACAGGTTCCCCTTACTTTAGAAATGCTGCAGGTCATTTTTCCCTATGGGCTAATTATGGCGGCAGTAGGGCTAACTGAAGGTTTATTAACATTAAATCTTGTTGATGAAATTACCGGCACGCGCGGTCGTAGTAATAAAGAATGTGTAGCCCAGGGAACTGCAAACATTGCCAATGGCTTTTTCTACGGAATGGGTGGCTGCCCTATGTTAGCCCAAACGCTGGTAAATTTATCTTCCGGATCTCGCGCAAGACTTTCAGGAATTGTAGCCGCGTTAACCATCTTGGCTATAATTCTGGTAGGAGCACCGGTAATCGAATTATTACCCATGGCAGCTTTAACCGGGGTGATGATCATGGTCGCCGTAGGAACCTTCGAGTGGACTAGTTTCAGAACTTTTCGTAGAATGCCAAAATCTGATGTTTTAGTGATGATTTTGGTTACCTTGGTGACCATAATTTTACATAACCTGGCATTAGCAGTACTTGTAGGGGTCATTATTTCTGCATTGGTGTTCGCCTGGGATAACGCAAAACGTATTCGCGCCAGAAAACGAATAGATGAAGATGGTATAAAACATTATGAGATTTATGGCCCACTTTTCTTCGGATCTGTTCAGGCTTTTAATGATAAATTTGATGTTTCAAATGACCCTAAAGAAGTAATTATAGATTTTTCTGAAAGCCGTGTAGTCGATATGTCGGGGATTGAAGCTCTAAATAAACTTACCGAAAGATATAACAAACAAGGTAAAAAACTTCACTTAAGATACTTAAGCGAAGATTGCAGAAAATTATTGCATAATGCTGATGCCATAATTGAAGTAAATATTTTAGAAGATCCAACCTATAAAGTTGCGGTAGATAAAGTTTAA
- a CDS encoding putative porin: MKIYILLFFLIIPFLGFSQTRLSGSPGGNNENTETQEDTIKPPISAYKIISIKNDTTFVDTTLTIEKDYKFNYRRQDNFELLPFSNTGQTYNRLGADFDAQKLYPEFGARARHYNFLEVEDVFYYHVPTPITEAYFKTVPDQGQQLDVLFSINTAERLNFSVAYKGVRALGRYQNELTSTGIFRFGLNYKTLDRKYHLRTHFVSHDLMNQENGGLSELALQQYIDREEEFEDRSLLAMNFENAESTLYGKRFYLDHYYNMVAPDSLASNTLKIGHTFNHDYKKFEFLQNSAVNQIFGPSFQQSNLRDRVRLSEFYNEAYVKWSNKTLGEVKAKAAVKNFEYGYNTFYIRENDTINNKLNGTNYAVGGEYNKSIAGFNVKADAMLSFAGDFTGSYLAAQASYALDEENKLEFGVNQNSHMPNYNFLLYQSNYINYNWQNDFDNVNTQSIYGKLNSKKLLDVEGRLTQIQNYTYFTRGEDSLVKPFQAGDQVRYLKLKAHRKFDFGLFAIDNTLMYQNVLDGASVLNLPEFVTRNSIYYKDEWFDKALYLQTGFTFKYFTNYNMNAYDPILAEFFVQNSAEFGNYPVVDFFFNAKVDQTRIFLKLENVNSLIEANNNFVAPNYPYTDFLLRFGLVWNFFL; the protein is encoded by the coding sequence ATGAAAATTTATATACTGTTATTTTTCTTGATTATTCCATTTTTAGGTTTCTCCCAAACCAGGTTGTCTGGATCTCCGGGTGGAAATAATGAAAATACTGAAACCCAAGAAGACACTATAAAACCACCAATCTCTGCTTATAAGATAATTTCTATAAAGAATGATACTACTTTTGTAGATACCACGCTTACTATAGAAAAAGACTATAAATTTAATTACCGCCGCCAAGATAACTTTGAATTACTTCCATTTTCCAATACTGGCCAAACCTATAACAGACTGGGTGCCGATTTTGATGCTCAAAAGTTATATCCTGAATTTGGTGCACGGGCAAGGCATTACAATTTCCTGGAAGTAGAAGATGTTTTTTATTACCATGTTCCTACACCAATTACAGAAGCTTATTTTAAAACAGTACCAGATCAGGGGCAGCAATTAGATGTTTTATTTTCTATTAATACTGCTGAACGCTTAAATTTCTCTGTCGCTTACAAAGGAGTTCGTGCTTTAGGGAGATATCAAAATGAGCTTACCAGTACCGGTATATTTAGGTTCGGCCTTAACTATAAAACTCTTGATAGGAAGTATCACCTAAGAACACATTTTGTTTCCCATGATTTAATGAACCAGGAAAACGGCGGGTTGTCAGAACTAGCCCTTCAGCAATATATAGATAGAGAAGAAGAATTTGAAGACCGGTCTTTATTGGCTATGAATTTTGAAAATGCTGAAAGCACCTTATATGGCAAGCGATTTTATTTGGATCATTACTACAATATGGTAGCTCCTGATTCACTTGCTTCAAATACCTTGAAAATTGGCCATACTTTTAACCACGATTATAAAAAATTTGAATTCCTGCAAAATAGTGCCGTGAATCAAATTTTTGGACCCTCATTTCAACAATCTAATTTAAGAGATCGAGTGAGGTTAAGTGAATTTTATAATGAAGCTTATGTGAAATGGTCTAACAAGACCCTGGGGGAAGTAAAAGCTAAAGCTGCCGTTAAAAATTTTGAGTATGGTTACAATACGTTCTATATAAGAGAAAATGATACTATTAATAATAAACTCAACGGAACAAATTATGCTGTAGGTGGTGAGTATAATAAAAGTATCGCCGGTTTTAATGTTAAAGCTGATGCAATGTTGAGTTTTGCTGGTGATTTTACAGGGAGTTATCTGGCAGCTCAAGCTTCTTATGCTTTAGATGAGGAGAATAAACTGGAATTTGGGGTAAACCAAAATAGCCATATGCCAAATTATAATTTTCTATTGTATCAAAGCAACTATATAAATTATAACTGGCAAAATGATTTTGATAACGTGAATACGCAAAGTATCTACGGAAAATTAAATTCTAAGAAATTGCTGGATGTAGAAGGGAGGTTAACTCAAATTCAAAACTATACTTATTTTACCAGGGGCGAAGATTCCTTAGTTAAACCATTCCAGGCAGGAGACCAGGTTAGGTATTTAAAACTAAAAGCACATAGAAAGTTTGATTTTGGTCTTTTTGCAATAGATAATACACTTATGTACCAGAATGTACTTGATGGAGCCTCGGTATTAAATCTTCCTGAATTTGTAACCCGAAATTCTATATATTATAAAGATGAATGGTTTGATAAAGCACTATATCTTCAAACAGGATTTACATTTAAGTATTTTACTAATTATAATATGAATGCCTATGATCCTATTTTAGCCGAATTCTTCGTGCAGAATTCAGCTGAATTTGGGAATTATCCGGTCGTAGATTTCTTTTTTAATGCGAAAGTAGATCAAACACGAATCTTTCTGAAGCTGGAGAATGTCAATTCTCTAATTGAGGCTAACAATAATTTCGTAGCACCAAATTATCCTTATACCGATTTTCTGCTGCGTTTTGGGCTGGTATGGAACTTTTTTCTCTAG
- a CDS encoding M1 family metallopeptidase: MKYLSRAMLGLAVAGMFTTGAKAQEVVGNNQSDFNEFMDRSGNMYRDASGKPGSEYWQNETDYEIEVTLNDEDHTIKGEITLTYTNNSPQELDFIWMHLEQNRFKEDSRGTLTTPVQGNRYNGDIDGGYTISNLEAKVKRSSSSEYLINDTRMQVFFEDPIPAKGGKATVSMNFEYKIPVDGMDRMGRLDVEDGTIYALAQWFPKAAVYDDVEGWNIEPYLGAGEFYLDYGDYDFKVTAPASHIVVASGELQNPRQVLSSKVRDRMDRAAKSDSTVYLIKPEEVNDMSLRAKQEGTLTWHFKMENTRDVAFGSSKAFIWDAAKIDLPSGKTAMAQSAYPKESDGQDAWSRSTEYSKASVEHYSEKWFEYPYPVAVNVAADIGGMEYPGLNFCGWKSEGASLWGVTDHEFGHNWFPMIVGSNERRYAWMDEGFNTFINYYSTKEFNDGEYPTRLNQTRNMTGWFTSKEREGIDTYPDVSNLRNLGMIAYYKPAIGLLLLREYILGEERFDNAFKSYIETWAYKHPQPADFFNHMENVSGENLSWFFKKWFYGTGNIDLAIDGVREYQGNYLISVSNAGEIPMPVKMKISYEDGSTENVTLPVEIWQRGDSWNHLHRTDKAIEAVELDPDKILPDVNSGNDAWPNSFYKD; the protein is encoded by the coding sequence ATGAAATACTTATCCAGAGCTATGCTTGGCCTTGCGGTTGCAGGAATGTTTACCACCGGGGCAAAAGCACAGGAGGTTGTGGGAAACAACCAGAGTGATTTTAATGAATTTATGGATCGCAGCGGTAATATGTACCGTGATGCTTCAGGAAAACCGGGATCTGAATACTGGCAGAATGAAACCGATTATGAAATTGAAGTTACTTTAAATGATGAAGACCACACTATAAAGGGGGAAATAACATTAACGTATACCAATAACAGTCCCCAGGAATTAGATTTTATCTGGATGCACTTAGAGCAAAATCGATTTAAAGAAGATTCTCGTGGAACCTTAACTACACCAGTTCAGGGAAATCGTTATAACGGTGATATTGATGGTGGTTATACTATCTCTAACCTGGAAGCAAAAGTTAAAAGAAGCTCTTCTTCAGAATATTTAATTAACGATACCCGTATGCAGGTATTCTTCGAAGACCCTATTCCTGCTAAAGGAGGAAAAGCTACTGTATCTATGAATTTTGAATATAAAATTCCAGTAGATGGTATGGATCGTATGGGTAGACTTGATGTTGAAGACGGTACTATTTATGCTTTGGCGCAATGGTTTCCAAAGGCAGCGGTTTATGATGATGTAGAAGGTTGGAATATAGAACCATATCTTGGTGCCGGCGAGTTTTATTTAGACTACGGGGATTACGATTTTAAAGTTACTGCTCCTGCTAGCCATATTGTGGTAGCTTCAGGTGAATTGCAGAACCCAAGACAGGTGTTGTCTTCAAAAGTTAGAGATAGAATGGATAGGGCTGCTAAAAGCGACTCTACTGTTTATTTAATTAAGCCGGAAGAAGTTAATGATATGTCTTTGCGTGCGAAACAGGAAGGAACGCTTACCTGGCATTTTAAGATGGAAAATACTCGTGATGTAGCTTTTGGTTCTTCAAAAGCCTTTATTTGGGATGCCGCCAAAATAGATTTACCGAGTGGTAAAACAGCCATGGCACAATCGGCATATCCAAAAGAAAGCGACGGGCAGGATGCCTGGAGCCGTTCTACTGAATACTCTAAAGCTTCTGTAGAGCATTATTCTGAAAAATGGTTTGAATATCCTTATCCTGTGGCTGTTAATGTAGCTGCCGATATAGGCGGAATGGAGTATCCCGGACTTAACTTTTGCGGATGGAAAAGCGAAGGCGCTTCGCTTTGGGGAGTAACCGATCATGAATTCGGCCATAACTGGTTTCCAATGATTGTTGGTAGTAATGAAAGACGATATGCCTGGATGGATGAAGGTTTTAATACTTTTATCAACTATTACAGTACTAAAGAATTTAACGATGGTGAATATCCTACAAGGTTAAACCAAACCAGGAATATGACTGGCTGGTTCACAAGCAAGGAACGTGAAGGTATTGATACTTATCCAGATGTTTCTAACTTGAGAAACCTTGGGATGATCGCTTATTACAAACCTGCAATTGGTTTGTTATTATTAAGAGAATATATTCTTGGGGAAGAGCGTTTTGATAATGCATTTAAATCTTACATAGAAACATGGGCATATAAACACCCTCAACCTGCCGATTTCTTTAACCATATGGAAAATGTATCTGGAGAAAATCTTTCCTGGTTCTTTAAAAAATGGTTCTATGGTACAGGAAATATAGACCTTGCTATAGATGGTGTGAGAGAATACCAGGGTAATTACCTGATTTCAGTTTCTAATGCTGGAGAAATACCAATGCCGGTTAAAATGAAAATCTCTTACGAAGATGGTTCTACAGAAAATGTAACACTACCGGTAGAGATTTGGCAACGAGGAGATTCCTGGAATCACTTGCACCGTACCGATAAAGCTATTGAAGCTGTGGAGTTAGATCCAGATAAAATTTTACCAGATGTAAATTCAGGAAACGATGCCTGGCCGAATTCTTTTTATAAAGATTAG
- a CDS encoding universal stress protein, which yields MKYILIPTDFSESAINASEFGIEMAKFLKLPIRFLHSVKTPVDWQKLNLKDESKYPETKERINTAKDQLKTWEKKAENNGIEAEHILIYNTGLDELINYTNPENYELVIMGTHGAKGFEKILGSNTQKLIRHSEVPVLAIKHKVDLKNLSNILIATDFLKESKNAFEKVYKLLKKLKIKITLVYINTAYNFKETGEIDEMISIFLDKKEWRNLEVERFNANNEARGIGMAINKLKPDLFTSISHKRSGFNTIFSPSITEEIINNYHIPVLSINREI from the coding sequence ATGAAATATATACTTATACCCACCGATTTTTCAGAATCTGCGATTAATGCATCAGAATTTGGTATAGAAATGGCCAAATTTCTTAAACTTCCTATCCGTTTTTTGCATAGTGTAAAAACGCCTGTAGACTGGCAAAAATTAAATCTAAAGGATGAAAGCAAGTATCCCGAAACTAAGGAAAGAATCAATACTGCAAAAGATCAATTAAAAACCTGGGAGAAAAAAGCGGAAAATAATGGTATTGAGGCAGAACATATCTTAATCTACAACACAGGTCTCGATGAATTGATTAATTATACAAATCCAGAGAACTATGAGTTAGTTATTATGGGAACTCATGGTGCCAAAGGTTTTGAAAAAATCCTGGGTTCAAATACTCAAAAGTTAATAAGACATTCTGAAGTGCCAGTTTTAGCAATCAAACATAAGGTAGATTTAAAAAATCTATCAAATATTCTTATTGCCACAGATTTTTTGAAAGAATCCAAAAATGCATTTGAAAAAGTTTATAAGCTTTTGAAAAAATTAAAAATAAAAATCACCCTGGTATATATTAATACAGCTTATAATTTTAAAGAAACTGGTGAGATTGATGAAATGATATCTATTTTTTTAGATAAAAAAGAATGGAGAAATCTGGAAGTAGAAAGGTTTAACGCAAATAATGAAGCAAGGGGAATAGGAATGGCGATCAACAAACTAAAACCAGATCTTTTTACAAGCATAAGCCATAAGCGTTCAGGTTTCAATACGATTTTTAGCCCGAGTATTACTGAAGAGATCATTAATAATTACCATATACCGGTCTTAAGTATTAACAGGGAGATTTAA
- a CDS encoding SusD/RagB family nutrient-binding outer membrane lipoprotein: MKKYINKTIVFVLTVAVFGVGLVSCTDDFDINTDPLAATTVEPSLLFPTIMVGMSQNRTVELNAVNMQAQHWASTGSSGVFSNPERYTISPNTTNNVWVGHYTTVLRNLQQVRVLTETNNPEALNIIGQAKVFEGFAYLNLTQIFGDIPFSEAIQVADFPNPNFDSQEDVLRGVINRLDEGIELLQTETDIVTSGDLMYNGDRENWIRFANSLKLKALMLIANVDSSVQGEIQAVSAEPLIVENSQNAYLPYSDNIGNENPLWRTIDLFAGGDNLFFYAGSTLTEILNENNDPRRDVFFDRNDDDEIVGQDQGVFEVTGISPVSLNILRPDLEDRYATAAETHFFLAEAALKGYISGNAQEYYMMGVEASLDSYDGQPGEISASEKDAYLAARGSIEGLSTEDAIERVHIEQYVALFTRGIEGWTHWRRTKTPSFMVPENAQLDDIIRRYQYPVSEITSNPNAPSQMALDSPMWFEE; the protein is encoded by the coding sequence ATGAAAAAATATATAAATAAAACAATTGTTTTTGTACTTACCGTAGCCGTTTTTGGTGTAGGTCTTGTTAGTTGTACAGACGATTTTGATATAAATACAGATCCTCTGGCCGCTACTACTGTAGAACCGAGCCTTTTGTTTCCGACTATAATGGTTGGAATGTCACAAAACAGAACGGTTGAATTGAATGCTGTTAATATGCAAGCTCAGCATTGGGCGAGTACTGGTTCTTCTGGAGTTTTTTCTAATCCCGAAAGGTATACTATTAGCCCTAACACAACTAATAATGTTTGGGTTGGTCATTACACTACTGTACTTAGAAATTTACAGCAGGTTAGAGTGTTGACCGAAACTAATAATCCAGAGGCACTTAATATAATTGGACAAGCCAAAGTATTTGAAGGATTTGCCTATTTGAACCTAACACAGATTTTTGGTGATATCCCTTTTAGTGAAGCTATTCAAGTAGCAGATTTTCCCAATCCTAATTTTGATAGCCAGGAAGATGTTCTTCGCGGGGTAATTAACAGGTTGGACGAAGGTATTGAACTCCTGCAAACGGAAACTGATATTGTGACTTCGGGAGATTTAATGTATAACGGTGATAGGGAAAACTGGATTCGTTTTGCTAATTCACTTAAGTTGAAGGCTCTTATGTTGATTGCTAATGTAGATTCATCTGTACAAGGTGAAATCCAGGCGGTTTCAGCGGAACCTTTAATTGTTGAGAATTCTCAGAATGCGTATTTGCCTTATAGTGATAATATTGGTAATGAGAACCCATTATGGAGAACGATCGATTTATTTGCTGGTGGGGATAATTTATTTTTCTATGCGGGAAGTACATTGACTGAGATTTTAAATGAGAACAATGATCCGCGTAGGGATGTATTCTTTGACAGAAATGATGATGATGAGATTGTTGGCCAGGATCAGGGTGTGTTTGAAGTAACAGGTATTTCGCCAGTAAGCTTAAATATTTTACGACCAGATCTTGAAGATCGTTATGCTACTGCAGCAGAAACACATTTCTTTTTGGCAGAAGCTGCCTTAAAAGGATATATTTCTGGAAATGCTCAGGAATATTATATGATGGGAGTTGAGGCCTCTTTAGATTCTTATGATGGTCAGCCTGGCGAGATTTCAGCTTCGGAAAAGGATGCTTATTTAGCAGCTAGAGGTAGTATTGAAGGACTTTCGACTGAAGATGCTATAGAAAGAGTTCATATAGAGCAATACGTTGCCTTATTCACAAGAGGAATTGAAGGTTGGACGCATTGGAGAAGAACTAAAACACCATCTTTTATGGTTCCAGAAAATGCTCAGCTTGATGATATCATTAGAAGGTATCAGTATCCTGTTAGTGAAATCACTTCAAATCCTAATGCGCCTAGTCAAATGGCATTGGATTCACCTATGTGGTTTGAAGAATAA